The Desulfovibrio sp. JC022 genomic sequence ATCTCTTCAGAAGAACTGTACAACCTTGTCCGGGCAGAAGACTCGTCAATCGGACAGGCTACTGTTTACCGTACCCTGAAACTTCTTGCTGATTCCGGCATCGCCAAATCCGTCGATTTCAACGACGGTGTTATCCGCTATGAACATAAGTACGGTCATGAGCATCATGACCATCTTGTCTGCGAACGTTGCGGTAAGACCATTGAAGCTGTGGATAACGAAATCGAACATCTACAGGAAGAACTCGCCAAGAAATATGGTTTCGAACTTACCCATCATGAGATGTATCTTTTCG encodes the following:
- a CDS encoding Fur family transcriptional regulator; this encodes MKSAQDIFTEYLTRQRLKMTPQRRTILQVFLAEEGHISSEELYNLVRAEDSSIGQATVYRTLKLLADSGIAKSVDFNDGVIRYEHKYGHEHHDHLVCERCGKTIEAVDNEIEHLQEELAKKYGFELTHHEMYLFGVCKECQGKSEK